From Elephas maximus indicus isolate mEleMax1 chromosome 1, mEleMax1 primary haplotype, whole genome shotgun sequence, a single genomic window includes:
- the CPNE5 gene encoding copine-5 isoform X6, which produces MKKKKYVNSGTVTLLSFAVESECTFLDYIKGGTQINFTVAIDFTASNGNPSQSTSLHYMSPYQLNAYALALTAVGEIIQHYDSDKMFPALGFGAKLPPDGRVSHEFPLNGNQENPSCCGIDGILEAYHRSLRTVQLYGPTNFAPVVTHVARNAAAVQDGSQYSVLLIITDGVISDMAQTKEAIVNAAKLPMSIIIIGVGQAEFDAMVELDGDDVRISSRGKLAERDIVQVKPRPCLPTGNARAPLARVTSHLFLRTFLGRAPGRKHFGAPKWPGRHRGERGSVLGSHLSQLDPSLPCHLTLTPHT; this is translated from the exons atgaagaaaaagaaatatgtgaATTCTGGCACA GTCACACTGCTTTCCTTCGCTGTGGAGTCAGAGTGCACATTCCTCGACTACATcaaaggagg GACTCAGATCAACTTCACGGTGGCCATTGATTTCACCGCCTCCAATG GGAACCCGTCGCAGTCCACGTCCCTGCACTACATGAGCCCCTACCAGCTGAACGCCTACGCGCTGGCACTGACCGCTGTTGGGGAGATCATCCAGCACTACGACAGCGACAAGATGTTCCCTGCCCTTGGCTTCGGGGCCAAGCTGCCCCCTGACGGCCGGGTGTCCCACGAGTTCCCGCTG AACGGCAACCAAGAGAACCCCTCCTGCTGTGGCATCGACGGCATCCTGGAGGCCTACCACCGCAGCCTGCGCACTGTGCAACTCTACGGTCCCACCAACTTTGCCCCTGTGGTCACCCACGTGGCCAG GAACGCGGCGGCTGTGCAGGATGGCTCCCAGTACTCAGTGCTCCTCATCATCACAGACGGAGTCATCTCAGACATGGCACAGACCAAGGAGGCCATTGTCAAC GCTGCCAAACTCCCCATGTCCATCATCATCATCGGCGTGGGCCAGGCGGAGTTTGACG CCATGGTGGAGCTGGATGGTGATGACGTGCGGATCTCCTCTCGAGGGAAGCTGGCCGAGCGGGACATCGTGCAGGTGAAGCCCAGGCCCTGTCTGCCCACAGGAAATGCAAGAGCCCCTCTAGCCAGGGTTACCTCACACCTGTTTCTGAGAACTTTTTTGGGGAGGGCCCCTGGAAGGAAGCACTTTGGGGCTCCCAAGTGGCCTGGCCGCCATAGAGGGGAACGAGGGTCAGTCCTCGGTTCACACTTATCTCAGCTGGACCCCTCCCTGCCATGTCACCTAACATTGACTCCTCACACCTAA